In Piliocolobus tephrosceles isolate RC106 chromosome 4, ASM277652v3, whole genome shotgun sequence, the following are encoded in one genomic region:
- the STARD4 gene encoding stAR-related lipid transfer protein 4: MEGLSDVASFATKLKNTLIQYHSIEEEKWRVAKKTKDVTVWRKPSEEFNGYLYKAQGVIDDFVNSIIDHIRPGPCRLDWDSLMTSLDILENFEENCCVMRYTTAGQLWNIISPREFVDFSYTVGYKEGLLSCGISLDWEEKRPEFVRGYNHPCGWFCVPLKDNPNQSLLTGYIQTDLRGMIPQSAVDTAMASTLTNFYGDLRKAL, from the exons ATGGAAGGCCTGTCTGATGTTGCTTCTTTTGCCACTAAACTTAAAAACACTCTCATCCAGTACCATAGCATTGAAGAAGAAAAGTGGCGAGTTGCTAAGAAAAcg aaagATGTAACTGTTTGGAGAAAACCCTCAGAAGAATTTAATGGATATCT CTACAAAGCCCAAGGTGTTATAGATGACTTTGTCAATAGTATAATAGACCATATACGCCCAGGGCCTTGTCGTTTGGATTGGGACAGCTTGATGACTTCTTTGGATATTCTGGAGAACTTCGAAGAG aattgcTGTGTGATGCGTTACACTACTGCTGGTCAGCTTTGGAATATAATTTCCCCAAGAGAATTTGTTGATTTCTCCTACACTGTGGGCTATAAAGAAGGGCTTTTATCTTGTG GAATAAGTCTtgactgggaagaaaagagacCAGAATTTGTTCGAGGATATAACCATCCCTGTGGTTGGTTTTGTGTTCCACTTAAGGACAACCCAAACCAGAGTCTTTTGACAGGATATATTCAGACAGATCTGCGTGGGATGATTCCTCAGTCTGCAGTAGATACAGCCATGGCAAGCACTTTAACCAACTTCTATGGTGATTTACGAAAAGCTTTATGA